In the Paenibacillus sp. FSL R7-0337 genome, AGTGGTACCGACACCAACGCCGACAGCAGTGCCGACACCAACGCCGACGCCAACGCCGACACCAACACCGACGGTAGAACCAACGCCGACAACGACACCAACACCGACGGTAGAACCAACGCCGACACCGACACCAACACCGACGGTAGAACCAACGCCGACGCCAACGCCGACACCAACACCGACGGTAGAACCAACGCCGACACCGACACCAACACCGACGGTAGAACCAACGCCGACGCCGACACCAACACCGACGGTAGAACCAACGCCGACGCCGACACCAACACCGACGGTGGAACCAACACCGACACCAACACCGACACCAACACCGACGGTAGAACCAACGCCGACACCGACACCAACACCAACACCGACGGTAGAACCAACGCCGACACCGACGCCGACACCAACACCGACGGTAGAACCAACGCCGACGCCAACGCCGACACCAACACCGACGGTACAACCAACGCCGACACCGACACCGACACCAACACCGACGGTAGAACCAACGCCGACACCGACACCAACACCGACGGTAGAACCAACGCCGACACCGACGCCGACACCAACACCGACGGTAGAACCAACGCCGACGCCGACACCAACACCGACGGTAGAACCAACGCCGACACCGACACCAACACCGACGGTAGAACCAACGCCGACGCCGACACCAACACCGACGGTAGAACCAACGCCGACACCAACGCCAACACCAGTAACAACGCCAGCGCCAACATCGCCGCCGTTCAGTTTCCCTCCAGTGCCTACGCCGACTCCGATAATTGGATTTATCGTGAGCAATGATGTGGCCGTGAATGATGATCCACTGCCGCTGGGACCTGTAGCAACTCCAATAGCTACAACAATACCGGCACCAACGCCGACACCAGCTGTTGCGGTTGCGCCAATAGTAGCAACACCGGAGCCTACGCCTTCAGCGGAACCGGCACCCGATGTAGTCATTATTGATGATGAGGTTCCTCTAGGCAGTGTGCCTGTGGATGGAATGCTGCCGAAGACGGGCGAATCCAGTCCTGCTCCTTATTATTTTGCTGGTTTGGCACTCGCTGGTCTGGGCTTGATTCTTAGAAGAACCACCAGAAACAGCAAACGTAAGTGAATCACCGGAACTGAGATTTATATAGACAAACGATGACCCTGTAATTTGACAAGGGCTGCTTTCGGAGATGAAGTTCTCCTGGAGCAGCTCTTTTTTCATTTGATACTCCTACACTTAAACAGCGGAGCGGGCGGAATGATTGTGGAGAAGCGGAGCGGTCGCCTTTGTATCCGGATTTTCACCGATTAGGGGAATGAAAAAAATCTGGATACAAGAGCGATTGGAACAACGTTCCGTTTGCGGAGCGTGCTCCCAAGCGTCGCCGTAATTCATACTCCATCCATTCATGCTGAATCTTGGCTTAGCCCCGGCTGTATTTTCAGTTAGCCGTACTCCCGTGCTATACTAGGCTCAAATTACACTAAGCAAAAGATCCTATTCCCTGGCTGGAATGGTTGCTTACTGAAGGAGGAACGTTGATGTGGATGATAACCCTGCTTGTGGTGCTGATCGTGGTGGCCGCAGGGGTGGGATATGCCGGATTCTATTTTTATGGAGTAGCCATTAAGCGGGCCCCTAAGGAATTCCTGGCCAAGACCCCAGACCTTAAGATCGATCCGCCGCCGGTGGCTGGAGCCTCGTGGGGAGAAGGGGCGGAGTGGGTGTCCCGGCAGACCTTCCGTGAGGTGGAGCTGGTGTCTGAGGATGGACTCAAGCTGCAAGGCTATTATCTGGCGTCAGAGCGTGCTGCCGGCCGGACGGTCATTGTTGCCCACGGGTATTCCGGGAAGGCCAAGGATATGGGGGCGACCGCTAAGAACTATTATGAGAATCTGGGGTACAATGTGCTGCTGCCTGATGCCAGAGGACACGGGCGGAGCGAAGGGGATTATATCGGCTTTGGCTGGCCGGAGCGCCGGGATTATCTGAAATGGATCGGATTTGTCCTGCAGGAGAACGGTCCGGACGCGCAAATCGTGCTGCATGGTGTATCTATGGGTGGAGCCACGGTGCTGATGACGTCCGGTGAGGAGCTTCCTCCGCAGGTCAAGGTGATTGTCGCCGATTGCGGCTATACCTCGGTTAAGGCGCAGCTGTCCTATCAGCTGAAGCGGATGTACCATCTGCCCAGCTTCCCGTTTGTGCCGGTGGCCAGTCTGGTGACCCGGAAGAAGGCTGGCTATTCCTTTGGTGAAGCGTCTGCTCTGAAGCAGGTACGCAAGGCCAAAGTGCCGATTCTGTTCATCCACGGGGATGCGGATAAGTTCGTGCCTTATGCGATGATGAATGAGCTGTATGAGGCCTGCCGGAGTCCGAAGGAGCAACTGGTGGTGCATGGAGCAGGGCATGGCCTGTCCTATGATACGGATAAAAGCACATACATCCGCACAGTAGGCGAATTCGTAGAACGCTATGTACACAGCCCGGCTGCCGCTGAAACTGTAAGATAAAAACCCCTAGAACGTAGACGCGCCCGATATCCGCAGACAGCGGTTATCGGGCGCTAATTATGTTCCACACATGGGGCCTTTCCCTGAAGAACAGAGAAGCAGCCAGCCATGTCTTATCGGTATATAAATCCCCCGCCGTTTGTGAGCGAAACGGGTGTCGTTATTCCTTGTTATTTCCAGCAGCCGTGTGGCG is a window encoding:
- a CDS encoding alpha/beta hydrolase, with translation MITLLVVLIVVAAGVGYAGFYFYGVAIKRAPKEFLAKTPDLKIDPPPVAGASWGEGAEWVSRQTFREVELVSEDGLKLQGYYLASERAAGRTVIVAHGYSGKAKDMGATAKNYYENLGYNVLLPDARGHGRSEGDYIGFGWPERRDYLKWIGFVLQENGPDAQIVLHGVSMGGATVLMTSGEELPPQVKVIVADCGYTSVKAQLSYQLKRMYHLPSFPFVPVASLVTRKKAGYSFGEASALKQVRKAKVPILFIHGDADKFVPYAMMNELYEACRSPKEQLVVHGAGHGLSYDTDKSTYIRTVGEFVERYVHSPAAAETVR